The Urbifossiella limnaea nucleotide sequence GTCAGCACCGCGAACGGCAGCAGCAGCGTGACCGCGTGGTGCTTCCAGGTGCGCTCGCTGAACAACAGCATGCCGATCACCATCAGCGCGCACTCGGCCGCGACCCACGGCCCGCCGCGGGCCGCCCGCGGGGCGCGGCACAGTAGCACCACCACGACGCCGAACGCGACCACGCAGCCCTGCACGACGCGGCGCGCGACGGGGGTGCCGATGTCGGCGACGTTGTGGAACGCGACCCCGGTCGGGATGTTGTCCGGGTACTCGACGAACGACGGGCTGTGCGTCAGCAGCCGGTACACGACGCCGGGGATCGACTGGTTCGGGTGCTCGCTCGTGACGCGGTTCTCGACCAGCGCCGGCCGCACCATCAGCTTGTACCAGTCGGCCAGCAGTTCGGCGTTGCGCTCGAAGCCGAACACGGCGCCGGGCACGATCGCCAGCCACAGCACGAGCCCGGCGGCGGTCGCGGCGAGGGCGCGCCAGCGACGCTTCCAGCCGAAGTACGCCACGAAGATGAGCGGCGTCACTTTGCAGGCGATGGCCAGCGCCAGCACCACGCCGGCGCCCACGTCGCGGCCGCGGCGGTGCAGTTCCAGCGTCGCGGCGACGAGGAACAGGATGAAGATGTTGACGTTGTTGTGCGACAGGTCGCCGAGCAGCGGCGGCAGCGCGAGGACAACCGCGAGCGCGTGTGCGGCGGAAAGGCCCGGGGCGGTCGTTCCCGGGGGTTGAACCAACCGAAAGACCCACACCGCGGCCAGTACCGCCATCGCCACCTTGGTGTAGAACCACGCGAGCGCCCCGGCGAGCGGCGGCAGGTCGGCGAACGGCTTGAGCACGACCGCCATCACCGGCGGGTTCGGGTACTCGTGGACGCCGACGTACACGTTGCCGCCGGCGAACACCTCGTGGATCATCGCCCGCCAGCGGAGGAAGGCGCTGCGCGTCTGCTGGCCGTTGTCGGCGGGCCTGGCGGCTTTCGCGGCGTACTTCAGGCTCATGCCGACGACCAGCAGCGCCAGCGCGGCGACGAACGCGAGCCGGAGCCGGGCGGCGGGGGCGGTCGGGGGGCGGAGCGCGAACAGGGGCATGGGGCGCGTCCTTGCGGGGGCCGCGGACTGTAACCTGTGCGCGAAGTCCGGGGGAAGTGCGCTTCTAACTGCCGAGCCGCTTGCGGCTTAGCGCGGGGCAGCGCTAAGCCGCAAGCGGCAAAACCCATCACCCCATCGGCAGGTGGCCCTGCCCCACCGGCACGTCCGGCGGCGCCGTCGGCTTGCTGCCGTGGACGAGCGTGACCAGGTCCGGCGCCCCGACCGGGTGCGGCAGCGCGAACAACTCGCCGTAGCGGAATCCGCACCGCGCCCCGTGGTAGCCGTTGGCCGAGCCGATCATGTGCTTCACCCGCTCGAACCGCTCCGCGTCGAACTGCGACTCGTACGCGCGGATCGACTCCAACTTCGCGTCGAACGTGTCCGAGATGTCCACGACGAACGTGCTGTGCCAGCTCCGCTGCTCGGCGTCGAACGGGAACGGGCAGTACACCAGGTGCGGCACCCGGTACGGCTTCGTGCCGTCGAACCGCTCGTCCCACTTCGTGAGCTGCGAGTAGAACCGCGCCGCCTCGCCGAGGAGGTGGCCCTGGTGGTGGTCCGGCGACGCGGCCGGGGTGCGGCCGGCCCCGACGATGAGGATGCCGGGCCGGTACGTGCGGAACACCGTCGCCAGCTTGAAGCGGTTCTCCGGCGAGTCCATCAGCACGCGGTTCGGCAGTTCGACGTTGATCCGCAACGGGCTCCCGAGCGCGACGCGGGCCGCCTCCGCTTCCTTCTTGCGCGTGTCGAGGCTGCCGCGCGGGGTGGGTTCGCCGCTGGTCAGGTCGGCCATGCCGACCTTGTAGCCCTGCTTCACCAGCTTGGCGATGGTGCCGCCGCAGAGGATTTCGAGGTCGTCGGGGTGCGGGGCGACGGCCAGCACGTCGAGCCGGTCGGGAAGCGCGTCGGGCATCGGGAACACTCCTCAGAACAGAAGCAGGATGGCCACAAAAAGGCACGAAACGACACAAAAAGGAACACCGATCAAAGACAGAATTCAAGACGTCTGCTGTCTTACTTTTGTGTCTTTTCGTGCCTTTTTGTGGCCATCCTGCTTTCCGCAAGTTCTACCGCCGCACCTGGCGGAGGTTCGGCATCTCGTCGGCGAACGCCTCCGCGGCCTTCGCCGTCACCCGCGTGCCGGCCGCGGTCATGTCGCGGAGGCCCTCCAGCGTCTTCAACTCCATCAGCCCCGCGTCCGTCAGGCCGGTCTTCGTCAGGTACAGGTTTTCCAGCCGCACCAGCGTCCGCACGTGGGCCATCGCCTTGTCCGTCAGCCGCGGGTTGTCCGACAGGTCGAGCGTCTCCAACCGCGTCAACTTCTCCAACTCGGCGGCGCCCTTGTCGGTGATCTGCGCCTCCGGCATGATCAGCACCCGCAGCTGCGACAGCGTGGCGATCTCGACCAGCTCCTTGTCGGTCACGCCGGACCGGTTCAGCTTCAGCCGCCGCAGGTTCGGC carries:
- a CDS encoding PIG-L family deacetylase: MPDALPDRLDVLAVAPHPDDLEILCGGTIAKLVKQGYKVGMADLTSGEPTPRGSLDTRKKEAEAARVALGSPLRINVELPNRVLMDSPENRFKLATVFRTYRPGILIVGAGRTPAASPDHHQGHLLGEAARFYSQLTKWDERFDGTKPYRVPHLVYCPFPFDAEQRSWHSTFVVDISDTFDAKLESIRAYESQFDAERFERVKHMIGSANGYHGARCGFRYGELFALPHPVGAPDLVTLVHGSKPTAPPDVPVGQGHLPMG
- a CDS encoding leucine-rich repeat domain-containing protein; the encoded protein is MRRALPPLAVLLFATTGSAQPPATPGEQAALKSAMLAKASAGLDPTLPVGSRVSVKFLAAGDGALITLAKHKEVGEIQILDATACTSKGFAALKALPNLRRLKLNRSGVTDKELVEIATLSQLRVLIMPEAQITDKGAAELEKLTRLETLDLSDNPRLTDKAMAHVRTLVRLENLYLTKTGLTDAGLMELKTLEGLRDMTAAGTRVTAKAAEAFADEMPNLRQVRR
- a CDS encoding glycosyltransferase family 87 protein, which gives rise to MPLFALRPPTAPAARLRLAFVAALALLVVGMSLKYAAKAARPADNGQQTRSAFLRWRAMIHEVFAGGNVYVGVHEYPNPPVMAVVLKPFADLPPLAGALAWFYTKVAMAVLAAVWVFRLVQPPGTTAPGLSAAHALAVVLALPPLLGDLSHNNVNIFILFLVAATLELHRRGRDVGAGVVLALAIACKVTPLIFVAYFGWKRRWRALAATAAGLVLWLAIVPGAVFGFERNAELLADWYKLMVRPALVENRVTSEHPNQSIPGVVYRLLTHSPSFVEYPDNIPTGVAFHNVADIGTPVARRVVQGCVVAFGVVVVLLCRAPRAARGGPWVAAECALMVIGMLLFSERTWKHHAVTLLLPFAVLTAWLFAPDTSAGVRRWLTGVLAAVALLTTVPGMLTEDAADLALVYGTHTAAFLLLTAAVCARLVAARRVWVARPEGNP